The following coding sequences are from one Abditibacteriaceae bacterium window:
- a CDS encoding DNA cytosine methyltransferase yields the protein MQLSIATETAATPSPYSPIHYTRKMALENCSAVDLFCGVGGLTYGLINSGIKVVAGIDVDPKCHYPFEANNDSTFIEKSITEVSGNELAALYPAGHTKVLVGCAPCQDFSKMSRAKRAADSDKWALLREFSRLTTELRPDVISMENVPEIASHVVYEEFLKTLHKLGYQTFASIIHCPAYGVPQKRDRFVLFASLLGPIRITSPFCLPNEYPAAKTVLNGLEELKAGGTSSTDRLHRSSKLSDLNLKRIRASKPGGTWRDWPKELRCLCHQKATGETYPSVYGRMESDRPAPTMTTQYFGYGNGRFGHPSQDRAISLREGALLQSFPENYQFLKPEEPVAFSTVGRLVGNAVPPRLGLAVGETIRDHIENWRIHKALPAKSITSEGQ from the coding sequence ATGCAGTTATCAATCGCAACCGAAACAGCAGCGACGCCATCGCCTTATTCCCCTATCCACTACACGAGAAAAATGGCTTTGGAGAATTGCTCTGCTGTCGATCTATTCTGTGGCGTTGGAGGATTGACCTACGGTCTTATCAACTCAGGTATAAAAGTTGTTGCAGGAATTGACGTCGATCCAAAGTGCCATTATCCGTTTGAGGCCAATAATGACAGCACCTTCATTGAGAAAAGCATTACCGAAGTCTCTGGTAACGAGTTGGCAGCACTTTACCCCGCCGGTCATACAAAAGTCCTAGTGGGTTGTGCCCCATGTCAAGATTTTTCAAAAATGTCTCGCGCGAAGCGTGCTGCAGACAGTGATAAATGGGCGCTTCTGCGCGAATTCTCCCGCCTTACCACAGAATTACGCCCAGATGTAATCAGCATGGAGAATGTCCCAGAAATTGCATCGCATGTTGTATACGAAGAATTTTTAAAGACCTTGCACAAACTTGGATACCAAACATTTGCCTCAATCATTCACTGTCCTGCTTATGGAGTGCCTCAGAAGAGAGACCGGTTTGTATTATTTGCTTCACTGCTAGGGCCTATTCGTATTACTTCACCCTTTTGTTTGCCTAATGAGTACCCTGCTGCAAAAACCGTTTTAAATGGGCTAGAAGAACTCAAGGCAGGTGGGACTTCGAGCACGGACCGATTGCATCGTAGCAGCAAATTATCCGATCTCAACTTGAAAAGGATTCGCGCATCAAAGCCTGGCGGAACTTGGAGAGATTGGCCTAAGGAACTGCGCTGCCTGTGTCATCAAAAGGCAACAGGAGAGACTTATCCGAGTGTGTACGGTCGTATGGAATCTGATCGTCCTGCTCCGACAATGACAACACAGTATTTCGGCTACGGCAATGGACGCTTCGGTCATCCCAGCCAAGACCGAGCAATTTCGCTGCGCGAAGGCGCTCTTTTACAATCCTTCCCTGAGAATTACCAATTCCTGAAACCGGAAGAGCCGGTTGCGTTTAGTACCGTGGGGCGTCTGGTCGGCAACGCAGTCCCACCAAGGCTAGGGTTGGCTGTGGGAGAAACAATCCGAGATCATATCGAGAACTGGCGTATCCACAAAGCGCTACCGGCGAAGTCGATTACCAGCGAAGGTCAATAA
- a CDS encoding class I SAM-dependent methyltransferase, with product MAIKANNSESSDPSQSWQKLAPDYELARSREDSLDRLVEWPAQRDLLGDVTGRSVLDIGCGNGAKLAELVGDGATASVGVDISGNFLCAQAPALEFIRGDLSELGSIPGLAGRTFDRILFLQSFGYARDPVRTLQEARAMLADDGFILLTRTHPIRYAVERAEQNETSVGEEYFSASQFSYVSHWNNQITLTKQSYTISDLINIFSAAGLWIEAASEPQLSDEARCRYPHKQAWMNKYLGILIFKLRPKPSP from the coding sequence ATGGCAATCAAAGCAAATAATTCAGAGAGTAGCGATCCGAGCCAGTCGTGGCAGAAACTCGCTCCGGACTACGAGTTAGCCAGATCAAGGGAAGATTCATTGGATCGGCTTGTCGAGTGGCCTGCACAGCGTGACCTTTTGGGTGATGTAACCGGTCGGTCGGTGCTCGATATCGGCTGTGGCAATGGTGCCAAGCTCGCTGAGCTTGTTGGAGACGGTGCGACCGCCTCTGTGGGCGTCGATATCAGTGGCAACTTTCTTTGTGCCCAAGCACCTGCCTTGGAGTTCATCCGAGGTGATCTCTCTGAACTGGGTTCAATACCTGGGCTTGCCGGTCGCACATTCGATAGGATCTTGTTTCTGCAATCATTCGGCTATGCTAGGGATCCAGTCCGCACCTTGCAAGAAGCGCGCGCGATGCTGGCCGACGATGGATTTATCTTGCTGACCAGAACGCACCCAATCCGATATGCGGTCGAACGGGCCGAACAGAATGAGACCTCGGTGGGCGAAGAGTATTTCTCCGCCAGCCAGTTCTCCTACGTCAGCCACTGGAACAACCAGATCACCCTAACCAAGCAATCCTACACAATCTCTGATCTGATTAACATCTTCAGCGCGGCAGGGCTATGGATTGAGGCCGCGAGCGAGCCTCAACTGTCCGATGAAGCCCGATGCAGATACCCGCACAAGCAAGCGTGGATGAATAAATATCTCGGCATCCTGATCTTCAAGCTCAGGCCGAAGCCCAGCCCATAG
- a CDS encoding MAE_28990/MAE_18760 family HEPN-like nuclease, with the protein MIVSLITVRSDFRARIDEVENYFCFVDELTSSRWMIEPDLARGGRAITTGEVDLFEKTLKANFFLLLYNMVEATAKSTIDAIYDEFRSKGVSYDDCRTEVQQIALKNLKRDKVSVETIGPKLNVIAQHILTEPFDKDECFSGNIDGRKLRSVAREYGFAEPGLRCGNLLLIKNHRNALAHGNKTFNEIGKDYEATELKDVKDEVIKFLEKFIDNVETYLASELYLKVPPSPPPSSTPAVAAT; encoded by the coding sequence ATGATAGTTTCCCTTATCACCGTCAGAAGTGACTTCAGAGCCCGCATAGACGAGGTGGAAAATTATTTCTGCTTTGTCGATGAATTAACTTCATCCAGATGGATGATCGAACCTGATTTAGCTAGAGGCGGCAGGGCCATTACGACAGGTGAAGTTGATTTATTTGAGAAAACACTCAAGGCTAATTTTTTCCTCCTCCTTTACAACATGGTCGAAGCCACGGCAAAAAGCACGATTGACGCAATTTACGATGAGTTTCGATCTAAAGGAGTTTCTTATGATGACTGTCGCACCGAAGTGCAACAAATAGCTTTGAAAAATTTGAAGCGGGACAAGGTATCCGTCGAAACAATTGGTCCAAAGTTGAATGTTATTGCACAGCACATTCTAACTGAGCCCTTCGATAAGGATGAGTGCTTTTCGGGAAACATTGATGGCAGAAAGCTCCGATCAGTTGCTAGGGAATATGGGTTTGCGGAGCCGGGGCTACGGTGCGGCAACTTATTACTAATTAAGAACCATAGAAATGCCCTTGCCCATGGGAACAAAACTTTCAATGAGATAGGCAAAGACTACGAAGCAACAGAGTTAAAGGATGTAAAAGACGAGGTTATTAAGTTTCTGGAAAAGTTCATCGATAATGTTGAAACATATCTTGCAAGCGAACTTTACTTAAAAGTCCCTCCATCTCCTCCACCGTCGTCAACTCCAGCCGTAGCAGCTACATAA
- the pyrE gene encoding orotate phosphoribosyltransferase has product MNDNHQSFAKRIFEVSNIRGEFRLRSGRISEEYFDKYLFETNPVLLQEIAQGLSQLVPPNVDALAGLEMGGIPIATLLSQITGIPALFVRKTPKEYGTCKFVEGGEVENRKLVIVEDIVTSGGQIIMSANALRESGAEIVRVLCVIDREEGGKENLAAEGLDLHSLFTMQDLKA; this is encoded by the coding sequence ATGAACGACAATCACCAATCTTTCGCCAAGCGCATTTTTGAAGTCTCAAACATTCGAGGTGAGTTTCGTCTGCGGTCAGGCAGAATCAGCGAAGAGTATTTCGACAAGTATCTTTTCGAGACAAATCCTGTTCTGCTCCAAGAGATCGCTCAAGGTTTAAGTCAGTTAGTCCCGCCAAATGTTGATGCTCTGGCCGGTTTAGAAATGGGCGGTATTCCAATCGCAACGCTGTTGTCCCAAATCACTGGCATTCCCGCTCTTTTTGTTCGCAAAACTCCGAAAGAGTACGGTACTTGCAAGTTTGTTGAAGGCGGTGAAGTCGAAAACCGTAAGCTTGTTATCGTGGAAGATATTGTCACTTCGGGCGGTCAAATTATTATGTCGGCCAATGCGCTACGGGAGAGCGGCGCAGAAATCGTTCGAGTACTCTGCGTGATTGATAGAGAAGAAGGCGGCAAAGAAAATCTGGCGGCTGAAGGGCTGGACCTGCACTCATTGTTCACCATGCAAGACCTAAAGGCGTAA
- a CDS encoding nuclear transport factor 2 family protein — translation MEAQPSPNDGMTADTAPGQNEENAQTPNAATASSGTAAHSTASVGNRAQTFIDALHALEKGDDAQASAQSLAQLFADNATLTNAALELAARKVEGREAIATFWQEYKATLGESFSEFSHVMEDADSAGLFWTTQSDGATKYHGATLLQFDANGQIEFFRGYYDTRELDVEK, via the coding sequence ATGGAAGCCCAACCTTCGCCCAACGACGGCATGACCGCCGACACCGCGCCCGGACAGAACGAAGAAAACGCGCAGACGCCAAATGCTGCAACAGCCTCCAGCGGCACTGCTGCACACAGCACGGCTTCGGTCGGCAACCGCGCGCAAACATTTATCGACGCGCTACACGCATTAGAGAAAGGCGACGACGCGCAAGCAAGCGCTCAAAGCCTCGCGCAGCTTTTCGCCGACAACGCGACTCTCACCAATGCGGCCCTAGAACTGGCTGCTCGCAAAGTGGAAGGCCGCGAGGCGATTGCAACCTTCTGGCAGGAATATAAAGCGACTTTAGGCGAAAGCTTTTCCGAGTTCTCGCACGTTATGGAGGATGCCGATTCCGCGGGACTTTTCTGGACGACGCAGAGCGATGGAGCAACAAAATACCATGGCGCGACGTTGTTGCAATTCGATGCGAACGGCCAAATCGAATTTTTTCGCGGCTACTACGACACGCGCGAACTCGATGTCGAGAAGTAA
- a CDS encoding DUF262 domain-containing protein, with protein MSKLKNPAKPVRAISESDKAKAEEQIISNLRVVDYDTKEYPVEVIVNKYLEGLEDDENEFFIPDYQRDFVWDTRRQSKFIESILIGLPIPFFFVADVTNKEGRLEIVDGSQRVRTLAAFLTNALVLEGLEKLDKLNGFKFDDLTLARQRRFKGRSLRTIALSEKADEEIRRDLFERINTGSAMLNDMEKRRGIRPGPFLDLVQECAEDSLFRELAPLSEASAKRFEYGEFVLRFFAYLDRYQKFDRSVVDFLNTYLNGTQKGFTVAEGKKMRKEFESMLKFVQKHFSNGFAKGTGHTRTPRIRFEAIAVGTALALRENPRLVPPPTDWVNGDVFRELTTSDASNSRPKVIKRIEYVRDQLLGK; from the coding sequence ATGAGCAAGCTCAAGAATCCCGCAAAACCTGTTAGGGCTATTAGTGAGAGTGACAAAGCTAAAGCAGAAGAACAAATCATATCTAATTTGAGGGTCGTGGATTACGATACCAAGGAATATCCAGTTGAAGTCATTGTCAACAAGTATCTCGAAGGCCTCGAAGACGATGAGAATGAGTTCTTCATACCTGACTACCAACGAGATTTTGTATGGGATACCAGAAGACAGTCTAAATTCATCGAATCTATACTTATCGGCTTGCCGATTCCATTCTTTTTCGTGGCAGATGTAACCAATAAAGAGGGTCGTTTAGAGATAGTAGATGGCTCTCAGCGCGTTAGAACACTCGCTGCATTTTTAACTAATGCTCTAGTCTTGGAAGGCTTGGAGAAGCTGGATAAGTTAAACGGCTTTAAATTTGACGACCTGACGCTTGCGCGCCAAAGACGCTTCAAAGGTCGCTCTCTGCGAACCATAGCACTCTCCGAAAAAGCGGATGAAGAAATTAGGCGTGACCTGTTCGAGCGCATTAATACAGGTAGTGCAATGTTAAACGACATGGAGAAACGTCGTGGCATCAGGCCAGGGCCGTTTCTTGATCTTGTGCAGGAATGTGCCGAGGATTCTTTGTTCAGGGAGCTCGCCCCTCTATCTGAGGCATCAGCCAAAAGATTTGAATACGGCGAGTTCGTGTTGCGTTTCTTCGCTTATTTGGATAGGTATCAAAAATTTGATCGGTCTGTAGTTGATTTTCTGAATACATATTTGAACGGAACTCAGAAGGGATTCACCGTAGCAGAGGGCAAAAAAATGCGAAAGGAATTTGAGAGCATGCTCAAATTCGTTCAGAAGCATTTCTCTAATGGATTCGCTAAAGGAACAGGGCATACACGTACCCCGCGCATCCGATTCGAGGCAATTGCAGTAGGGACTGCTCTCGCTCTGCGCGAGAATCCGCGCTTAGTCCCTCCACCTACTGACTGGGTCAACGGGGACGTTTTTAGGGAATTGACTACCTCAGACGCGAGCAATTCTCGCCCTAAGGTCATCAAACGAATCGAGTATGTCAGAGACCAGTTACTCGGCAAATAG
- a CDS encoding DUF3239 domain-containing protein, whose amino-acid sequence MPDSASPDSFPRSLTVDNNTQASNPGGVRVRWMQFFRAFPQPSRGTALALIVLLNLALRVHWIFWVPFVLTTLASVWALVRVRDHFRHGNLLPAVVVSQQPPRIAALTDLSKGIGQFNAVKIVEQPLAVCDLHNAPVGTRTAVIALYTGDNNDVLPHWVDFDPVLINAATRDERVRNAALTRLEESDFEELERALQTLPEPLETRLYALGWNLPPDDSKSTTTQVDFAEVIDLKPQIHLVETDGGPKILVIQVSGEFHVDSGDADYLLSVKKAALAKFSPDGLILDFYSLSFDKKNAQERLPGDDGLNFWGSVPTALVYGPLSKAGLGAAAFGGDSERTLDELDWMHSSEADAVQWLRERINSLINTGSTKTW is encoded by the coding sequence ATGCCAGATTCCGCTTCGCCTGATAGCTTTCCGCGCAGCCTGACCGTTGACAACAATACGCAGGCGTCAAATCCAGGCGGTGTTCGCGTGCGATGGATGCAGTTCTTTCGTGCTTTTCCTCAACCGTCGCGTGGCACCGCACTGGCGCTCATCGTATTACTCAACCTTGCGCTTCGCGTGCACTGGATATTCTGGGTTCCATTTGTGCTTACGACGCTGGCTTCAGTGTGGGCGTTGGTGCGTGTGCGCGACCACTTCCGGCACGGCAACCTCTTGCCTGCGGTCGTCGTGTCGCAGCAACCTCCGCGTATCGCAGCATTGACCGATTTGAGCAAAGGCATCGGCCAATTCAACGCGGTGAAAATCGTCGAGCAACCACTGGCCGTGTGCGACCTGCATAATGCACCGGTTGGAACGCGCACTGCCGTTATCGCGCTTTATACAGGTGATAACAACGATGTTTTGCCGCATTGGGTCGATTTCGACCCGGTTCTTATTAACGCGGCGACGCGCGATGAGAGAGTGCGAAATGCCGCGTTGACCCGATTGGAAGAAAGCGATTTCGAGGAGTTGGAACGGGCGCTGCAAACTTTGCCCGAGCCGCTCGAAACGCGACTATACGCGCTCGGTTGGAACTTGCCGCCTGATGACTCGAAGAGCACCACCACGCAAGTTGATTTCGCGGAAGTCATCGATTTGAAGCCTCAAATCCACCTCGTCGAAACCGATGGCGGCCCGAAGATTCTGGTAATCCAGGTTTCGGGCGAATTTCACGTTGATTCTGGCGATGCCGATTATCTGTTATCGGTCAAAAAAGCGGCTCTTGCGAAGTTTTCTCCGGACGGATTGATTCTCGACTTTTACAGCCTGTCATTCGACAAGAAGAATGCACAGGAGCGGCTTCCCGGCGATGATGGCTTAAATTTCTGGGGAAGCGTGCCGACGGCACTGGTCTATGGCCCGCTGAGTAAAGCCGGTCTGGGAGCCGCAGCGTTTGGCGGTGATTCCGAACGAACTTTGGATGAACTCGATTGGATGCACTCGAGCGAAGCAGACGCGGTGCAATGGCTCCGCGAACGCATCAACAGTCTCATAAATACCGGTAGCACGAAAACCTGGTGA
- the thiC gene encoding phosphomethylpyrimidine synthase ThiC, with protein sequence MRSEWIERRLEKSDGNNSQMHLARKGEITEEMRYVAAREEIAPEFVRDEIARGRMIIPANINHTNLEPMAIGINSKCKINANIGNSSTTSDVEAELEKLHTAVHLGADTVMDLSTGGDLDEIRLSNIKNSPVPIGTVPIYQALEEVPRVEDLTIEKMLEVIERQAKQGVDYMTIHAGVLARHVPLTRGRVTGIVSRGGSILAQWMTAHHQENFLYTHFDEICEIFKKYDVSFSLGDGLRPGCIADANDEAQFGELDVLGELTQRAWKHDVQVMVEGPGHIPMHQVAMNIERQIKVCHEAPFYVLGPLVTDIAPGYDHITSAIGAAIAGQAGAAMLCYVTPKEHLGLPNKDDVRQGVIAYKISAHAADIARERPGARDRDDAISKARFNFEWEKQFALSLDPETARRMHDEELPDDAFKSAKFCSMCGPKFCSMRITQTMRNAEDAQNDALIEIQPKGELLTVLN encoded by the coding sequence ATGAGAAGCGAATGGATCGAGCGCCGTTTGGAAAAATCCGACGGAAACAATAGTCAAATGCACCTCGCGCGCAAGGGCGAAATCACCGAAGAAATGCGTTACGTTGCGGCGCGCGAAGAAATCGCACCCGAGTTCGTGCGCGACGAAATCGCGCGCGGACGCATGATTATCCCCGCCAACATTAATCACACGAACCTGGAGCCAATGGCGATTGGCATCAATTCAAAATGTAAAATCAACGCGAATATCGGCAATTCTTCGACAACATCCGATGTCGAAGCCGAGTTAGAAAAGCTGCATACGGCGGTTCATCTGGGCGCCGACACCGTGATGGATTTGAGTACAGGCGGCGATCTCGATGAAATTCGCTTGTCAAACATCAAGAATTCGCCGGTTCCCATCGGCACAGTTCCGATTTATCAGGCGCTGGAAGAAGTGCCACGCGTCGAAGACCTGACGATTGAAAAGATGCTCGAAGTCATCGAGCGGCAAGCGAAACAAGGCGTCGATTACATGACGATTCACGCCGGAGTTCTGGCGCGCCATGTTCCGCTCACGCGCGGTCGCGTCACCGGCATCGTTTCACGTGGTGGTTCGATTCTGGCGCAATGGATGACGGCACATCACCAGGAAAACTTCCTTTACACGCACTTCGACGAAATCTGCGAAATCTTCAAGAAGTACGATGTGTCGTTTTCGTTGGGCGACGGCTTGCGTCCGGGCTGCATCGCCGACGCCAACGACGAAGCACAATTCGGCGAACTCGATGTTCTAGGCGAACTAACGCAGCGCGCGTGGAAGCATGATGTTCAGGTGATGGTCGAAGGGCCGGGCCACATTCCGATGCATCAGGTCGCCATGAATATCGAGCGCCAGATCAAGGTGTGTCACGAAGCGCCGTTCTATGTCCTTGGCCCGCTCGTCACCGACATCGCGCCGGGCTACGACCACATTACATCCGCCATTGGCGCGGCCATCGCCGGACAAGCGGGCGCGGCCATGCTTTGCTACGTCACGCCGAAAGAACATCTGGGCCTGCCCAACAAAGACGATGTGCGTCAGGGCGTTATTGCTTATAAAATCTCGGCGCACGCCGCCGACATCGCACGCGAACGGCCCGGCGCCCGCGACCGCGACGACGCAATCTCGAAAGCGCGGTTCAACTTCGAGTGGGAAAAGCAGTTCGCGCTTTCGCTCGACCCTGAAACTGCGCGCCGAATGCACGACGAAGAACTGCCCGACGATGCGTTCAAGAGCGCGAAGTTCTGCTCGATGTGCGGCCCCAAGTTCTGTTCGATGCGTATCACCCAAACGATGCGTAACGCCGAGGACGCGCAAAACGATGCGCTCATCGAAATTCAACCGAAAGGCGAGTTGCTCACGGTTCTCAATTAA
- a CDS encoding DUF4145 domain-containing protein — protein MPNISLQSVTGWQYLGGRYAPQSIDINCPLCARLVNFGFADWCYDKAANCATVGSRCSGCGQRVLFWAVGLRVAGGSNREECEAIYMHPTPRLSRQPIAAIDTIPESITRAYVSAINVYNVHEWTAAAVLCRRVLEGLTQSQLPEDFRKRTLAQQLQELGNHVDFEKPMHMLTDAIRRGGNLGAHFDADKEADEETVTMMLDLLEYLMEYVFALPKRIEHLHARVNLNKS, from the coding sequence ATGCCTAATATTTCCCTTCAAAGTGTGACCGGTTGGCAGTACTTGGGAGGACGCTATGCGCCTCAATCCATTGACATCAACTGCCCCTTATGTGCTCGACTGGTCAACTTTGGATTTGCCGATTGGTGCTATGACAAGGCGGCGAATTGTGCAACAGTGGGATCAAGGTGTTCTGGTTGCGGACAGCGAGTTTTGTTCTGGGCTGTAGGTCTTCGTGTCGCTGGGGGGTCAAATCGAGAAGAATGTGAGGCGATATATATGCACCCAACGCCTCGATTAAGTCGGCAACCTATAGCTGCGATTGACACGATTCCAGAGTCAATTACACGAGCATATGTCTCAGCGATAAATGTTTATAATGTTCATGAATGGACGGCAGCAGCCGTGCTGTGTCGACGGGTCCTCGAAGGATTAACCCAGTCACAACTCCCGGAAGATTTCAGAAAACGAACCCTCGCGCAACAGCTGCAGGAACTGGGAAACCACGTTGATTTTGAGAAGCCAATGCACATGCTTACTGACGCGATCCGACGAGGGGGGAATTTAGGCGCTCACTTCGATGCAGACAAAGAAGCGGATGAAGAAACTGTAACGATGATGCTGGATCTTCTCGAATATCTCATGGAATATGTTTTTGCTCTTCCAAAGCGTATCGAACACCTTCACGCGAGGGTGAATCTCAATAAGTCATAA
- a CDS encoding GNAT family N-acetyltransferase, with product MKNTELKQFAELSESLLNHLVTMESGIFEKPLTSDIFSSELDGKKNLLVLVAFQDDRPCGYKIGYEYSSNTFYSWSGGVLPDCRKCGLGSALIAKQHQVAKDLGYSYVRTHTKNKYRDMLILNIKSGFDVTGVYKSLQEAHQGIILEKAL from the coding sequence ATGAAGAACACTGAATTAAAACAATTTGCTGAGCTTTCTGAGTCTCTGCTAAATCACTTGGTGACGATGGAATCGGGCATTTTTGAAAAGCCGCTCACCAGCGATATTTTCTCGTCTGAACTCGACGGCAAGAAAAATTTGTTGGTGCTGGTTGCCTTTCAGGATGATAGACCATGCGGCTACAAAATTGGATACGAGTACTCATCGAACACGTTTTACAGTTGGAGTGGCGGTGTGTTACCGGATTGCAGGAAATGTGGTCTGGGAAGCGCGCTCATAGCGAAGCAGCATCAGGTCGCAAAGGATCTTGGATACTCCTACGTGAGAACTCATACGAAAAATAAATATCGTGACATGTTGATTTTGAATATCAAATCCGGCTTTGATGTCACGGGTGTTTATAAAAGTCTCCAAGAAGCTCATCAGGGAATTATTCTGGAGAAGGCTCTGTAA
- a CDS encoding DUF705 domain-containing protein: METIAERPFYIYVDVDDTFVRSAGTKRMPMPSMIQHIRELKEQGAILYCWSSGGAEYAKQSAEEFGIANCFIGFLPNPNVLLDDQNLNEWRYLKCIHPTACEGQTLEDYKRK; encoded by the coding sequence ATGGAAACAATCGCCGAGAGGCCATTCTATATTTATGTGGATGTTGATGATACGTTTGTGCGGAGTGCCGGCACAAAGCGTATGCCCATGCCTAGCATGATTCAGCACATTCGAGAGTTAAAAGAGCAAGGCGCAATTCTTTACTGCTGGAGTTCAGGCGGAGCAGAATACGCCAAGCAAAGTGCAGAAGAGTTTGGCATTGCAAACTGCTTTATTGGCTTCTTGCCCAACCCCAACGTGTTGCTCGACGACCAAAATTTGAACGAATGGCGATATTTGAAATGTATTCATCCAACAGCGTGCGAGGGCCAAACGCTCGAAGATTACAAGCGCAAGTGA
- a CDS encoding winged helix-turn-helix domain-containing protein, with the protein MMEDKQEMNKEDEIKRVEESIHRRTMLIGSHVPVGDRIAAFMALSEAIKTNPVLAQEFAALREEHRELERLKGIKEWEPDLIMDNFDDFDEMDLMFMDPEDLERWKNSPMSHAGRFRHPDGEQSSAEDFEDHWFGEKKTYAQRRAVLTALVEKGGMASDKEIIERYEQLMRSSLEPEDYVPVRTNDKEPAWEARCRYTRKDLQILGWMEDDSPSKVWEITPEGRQRLLMNDLNAPVKPTV; encoded by the coding sequence ATGATGGAGGACAAACAAGAAATGAACAAGGAAGACGAAATCAAACGGGTGGAGGAGTCGATCCACCGTCGCACCATGCTGATTGGAAGCCATGTGCCGGTTGGCGACCGTATCGCCGCCTTCATGGCGCTTTCCGAGGCGATCAAGACGAATCCGGTCTTAGCGCAGGAGTTCGCAGCACTGCGCGAGGAACACCGCGAACTGGAGAGATTGAAAGGAATCAAGGAATGGGAGCCAGATTTAATTATGGATAATTTTGACGATTTTGATGAGATGGACCTGATGTTTATGGACCCCGAGGATCTGGAGCGTTGGAAGAACAGTCCGATGTCCCATGCAGGGCGTTTCCGCCATCCAGACGGGGAACAAAGTTCTGCCGAGGACTTCGAGGACCATTGGTTCGGTGAAAAGAAAACCTATGCCCAGCGACGTGCTGTGCTGACAGCACTTGTGGAAAAGGGCGGGATGGCTTCCGATAAAGAAATTATCGAACGCTACGAGCAACTGATGCGCAGTTCTCTCGAGCCAGAAGATTATGTTCCGGTGCGCACCAACGACAAGGAACCGGCTTGGGAAGCCCGCTGCCGCTACACCCGCAAAGATCTTCAGATTCTGGGTTGGATGGAAGACGATTCTCCGAGCAAGGTCTGGGAAATCACGCCGGAAGGTCGGCAGCGGTTGCTAATGAACGACCTCAATGCCCCGGTGAAGCCAACGGTGTGA
- a CDS encoding helix-turn-helix transcriptional regulator, whose translation MRFSHIHLRLTKSPHYGWFIIESVYQREYQILLSHLRESRRKAGLTQEDVAARVRWERTVITKIESGVRRIDAIELRAYVIALGYDFEAFVHDLEIAIRLTKNASP comes from the coding sequence GTGCGATTTTCGCACATTCATTTGCGACTGACAAAATCACCCCATTACGGGTGGTTCATCATCGAGTCCGTTTATCAGCGCGAATACCAAATTCTCCTTTCCCATCTCCGCGAATCCCGGCGTAAGGCCGGACTAACACAGGAAGATGTGGCAGCGCGCGTCCGTTGGGAGCGCACGGTCATCACCAAGATCGAAAGTGGAGTCCGGCGCATTGATGCGATTGAACTCCGCGCCTACGTCATCGCTCTTGGGTATGACTTCGAGGCGTTCGTCCACGATCTCGAAATTGCCATCCGCCTCACAAAGAATGCGAGCCCATGA
- a CDS encoding bifunctional DNA primase/polymerase → MNVTSSFGLEPDFAAWAPYYYNRGFGVFPCQPRSKEPHFAHLKKNSEGKAILKPFLRHRASRDVVECWVRDAPHSNPAIALGFPSCLQSQFLFVLDVEDFGLFERLLSNIDQRFGSTWSVRTARGGHIYLLARAPVESHTHYIDGLKFEVRGQGVYVLAAGAIHPDGTSYEVFTNSKIIPVVDELP, encoded by the coding sequence ATGAATGTGACGTCTTCCTTTGGCTTAGAACCCGATTTTGCTGCATGGGCACCGTACTACTATAATCGCGGATTCGGAGTATTTCCCTGCCAGCCTCGGAGCAAAGAGCCGCATTTCGCACATTTGAAGAAAAATTCTGAAGGAAAGGCAATCTTGAAACCTTTCCTTCGGCACCGTGCAAGTCGTGACGTCGTGGAATGTTGGGTGCGAGATGCTCCCCATTCCAATCCGGCGATTGCTCTAGGATTCCCGAGTTGTTTGCAGAGCCAATTCCTCTTCGTTCTCGATGTTGAAGACTTTGGTCTCTTTGAGAGACTGCTCAGCAACATTGATCAGCGGTTTGGATCGACATGGTCGGTCAGAACCGCGCGGGGAGGACATATTTATCTGCTGGCGCGTGCGCCTGTGGAGTCCCACACTCATTACATTGATGGTCTGAAGTTCGAGGTTCGTGGGCAAGGAGTATATGTTTTGGCCGCCGGAGCCATCCATCCGGATGGAACGTCCTACGAAGTTTTTACCAATTCGAAAATAATTCCTGTCGTCGATGAACTTCCATAG